GGAGAGACCCGGGAAACCCGTATCAGGGAATTTCACAGCCATAATCCGCAACCCGTGGTAGGGCTTCGCGAAGGAAGCTGGCTCGAGGTAAAAGGAAAAAATATTAAACTGAAAGGCGACCTTACCGCCAGGATTTTTGAAGCCGGGAAGGAAGCTTTTGAAGTAGAACCGGAAACCCTGCTGAATGACCTCAACTAGCGTAGATTATCAAAAGATCCTCAACCAGATCAACCAGGAGTTCATAGACCAGCCAAGGTCGGGCAAAGTGGCATCTTACATCCCCGAACTTGCCAAAGTACCGTCAAGCAAATACGGCATGCACCTTTACGATCTCGATGGCAACAACTACTGCTTTGGCGACAGCAAAGAACGCTTTTCAATACAGTCTATCTCAAAAGTGTTCACGCTCTCGCTCGCCATGAAAGTAATGGGAGATAAGTTGTGGAACCGCGTGGGCGTTGAACCTTCGGGCGATCCCTTTAATTCCCTCTCGCAGCTCGAAAACGATTCGGGAATTCCCAGGAATCCGTTTATTAATGCCGGGGCACTTGTAGTTGCCGATGTGCTGGTCTCGTCTTTTAGCAACCCCAAGGCTGCACTGCTCACCTTTCTTCATGAAATTACCGGAAATCAGGAAATTGCGTTCGACCCTGTGGTGGCAGCCTCCGAACAATCTAAAGGTTACCGCAATTACGCCATTGTGAACTACCTTAAATCTTTTGGAAATATTGAGAACGATGTAGAAGACGTGCTCGATTTCTACTTTCACCAGTGCTCCATTTCCATGTCGTGCAAAGAACTGGCCAATGCCTTTATCATATTTGCCAATAACGGCACCACCATAGAATCTGAACGTGAATTTCTCACCGGCCGCCAGGTGAAAAGGGTAAATGCGCTCATGCAAACCTGCGGATTTTACGACGAGGCCGGCGAATTTAGTTTTGAAGTGGGTTTACCCGGAAAAAGTGGCGTTGGCGGGGGCATAGTTGCCGTTCACCCCGACAGGTTTGCGGTGGCCGTGTGGAGCCCGCCGCTCAACCCAAAAGGAAATTCGGCACTGGGAATGGCATCGCTCGAACGGCTCACTACCCTCACCGGGTTTTCGATCTTTTAATATTTCTGAAGGTGAGGTTGATACGCATATGCTTTATTTTCTTTGACTTCGGAAGGCTGTGCAGCCAGTTTTTCTGAGTATCCCCCGCCATAAGCAGTAAACTTCCCGGCTCAAGCTGAAGTTCTATTTTTTCTGCTGAAGTCTTGTGCTTAAACACAAACCTGCGCTCCACGCCCAGGCTCAAAGAGGCAATGGCCGGCTGTTTTCCAAGTTCCGCTTCTGCATCACTGTGCCATGACATTCCCTCTTCCCCGCTGTGGTAGAGATTGAGCAGGCAGGAATTAAACTCCAGGCCTGTTGCTTCCTGCACTTTTTCCCGCAGGGCTAACAACACCGGAATCCAGAGCTTTGCCTTTTTTGTCATTTTTGAATAAGTGTATTCAAACTCCATATCTCCATACCAGGCGGTTTTTCGGGCAGTGACAATTTTTTTCCCAAAGATCATTACTTCATCATGCTGCCAGGCCACTTCTTCAAGCAAATTATTGAAAAAACGCTGCGCTTCAAGGTGGGTTAGTATTCTTCCGAAGTAATAACTCTCACCGTCACGCGGCAAAATATTTGGAGGATAAGCTTTTTTCATTGCTGAAAAATGAAGGTTTGTGATCTTTCTGAAATGAAGTTACTAAAATTTTCAGGCGGCACCCAATAGTTCCTTCAGCGGGAAGAAATATTCATCTCCATCTCAAACTGGTTCACGGGGTTCGAAAAATGGCATTTCTGAAGTGTGTCTATCAGCTCTTTTCTCGCGGCATTCAGGTTTTTCAGCTTAACTTCTTTTACAACCCGGCCTGCAGCAGTTAAAAGTTCCAGGTAATTTTCGCTTTTTGAGAACAACTGAAGGATATTCCCTGAAATATCGATGACCAGGTAAGCTTCAGGAGAAGCCCGATCTCCCAGGCACCAGGTTTGAACCCGCTCTTCCATTAACTTTACCGTGCTTGCCGAATTTTCCCAGGCATAAAGCCCTTCGTTGTAAAGTCCGCTTCCCATTACCTCCGAAAAATGGCATTTTTGAAGCCTTTTTTCCGAAGGAATTTCAGGAAGGGATCCGGTGAAACTGCTAAGTTTCCGTGTTGTTTGAAAACCTATGCGCTTATACACTTTTATGGCCCTTTCATTTTCGCAGATCACCTCGAGCAGGCATTTTTCAATTCCTTCTGCTTTTAAGACAGGAATGGCATGTGCGTACAATTTGTCTACTACCGCAAGGCCGCGATAACCCGCAAGTACGCCGGTACCGGTATTATATGCGGTTAACTGCCCTTGGTGGAAGTCTATGCCGTGAATTACAAAACCCACCAGCCGCTCATCGTCAAACATGCCAAAAGACAGCTCCCAGTTCACCCTTGTGGCAGCAAAGCGCCCTTTCCAGTAATGGAGTTCTTCGGGAAGCTTTACAAAATAGCCTTCAAAAGCCAACAAGAAGCAGGACATTACTTCTTCTAAGGCCAGGCTGGCCAGGTTCTTAATTTTCATGAATCTCTTTAGAAAGGACCAAATTAAATGAATTTTTCTATGGATTCGATTTATTAGTTTCGGGATTCGTAAAAAGGGAAGTCTGTTGAAGAATTAGATTAAACCTTTTAGATGAGGGAGACCGGGTTCCCCTCGACTCCTCTCGGGACAGGCTTCTCACCCAATCTCCCGCAAAAAAAAAGCCCCGACTATCGTCGAGGCTTTGAGCGGGAGACCGGGTTCGAACCGGCGACATTCAGCTTGGAAGGCTGACGCTCTACCAACTGAGCTACTCCCGCGTTGATATTGCTCTGCAAATATATATCGAAACTTTTTATTGCTCAAGAAAAATTTACAGCTTTTTTAAAAAGTGATAGCCCCTTATTTCATAACCTTCATTGAGGTAAAATTTGTGACTGCGAAAATTATGCACGTAACTGTTTAATTCTGAAGTCTCACAACCTTTTTCGGCTGCATACTTATAGATAAATTCGAACAGTTTTTTTCCCACACCTTTGCCCCTGAATTCCTCCCTGATAAAAATATGATCGGGTTCACACGAGCGGCCTGCATAATGCCGCGTCATAAACCACAGCCCGAATACTCCCAGCGTTTGCCCTTCACTGCTTATCTTAAAACATTCGTAATTTTGATCAAACATTTCAGAAAACCTCTGGCTAAGGATCTCGTCTGAAAACTGCTGCCCCATTAACTCCTGTATCATAGGCAGTATCTGCGGAATTTCTTCCTTTAAAATCTTGTTAAATGCAAGGTTCATCCCCTTCTTTTCTGCAAAAATAGTCATATTTTTAGCTACCAATCATTTAAAAATTCCAATGAAAGACACAGATAAACCCGGAAAAATTCAGGACCGCATCGAACAGTCCCTGCTTAACGACAGAAAAATATTTTTGTGGGGCACAGTTAATGAAAAGACCGCAAAACATGTCATTGAAAGGATGATGTACCTGGATGCTACCGGAGAAGATGAAATACAATTCTACATAAGCAGTCCCGGGGGTTATGTAACATCGGGCTTTGCAATCTACGACACCATGCTAAGCCTAAACAGCCCCGTATCGACAATTTGCACAGGGCTCGCTGCCTCAATGGCTTCCATTTTACTTTCGGCGGGTGCCAAAGGACGCAGGTTTGTTCAGCCGCACGCCAAGGTGATGATACACCAGCCAAGCGGTGGAGCACAGGGCCAGGCTTCCAATATCGAAATCCAGGCCGCCGAAATATTAAAGATCAAGGAGCAAAGCGCCAGGATTCTTGCCGAAAATTGCGGCCAGTCCTACGAACGCATCTATAAAGACTTCAACCGTGACTACTGGATGGATGCATCAGAATCTGTTGACTACGGAATCGTAGACGAAATACTTCAAAAAAGATAAATATGAACAAAGATATTCAGCATAAAGAAACAGATGGAAAAGGCATGTTCTACATTGAGGATGATGGGGATATAGTTGCTGAACTCACCTACACGCTTCAGGACAACAATGTAATGACCCTTGACCATACCGAAACCGATCCCAAATACACGGGAGAAGGCCTGGCCAGCAGCCTTGTAAAGCACAGCGTAGACTACGCCAAAGAAAAGGATTTAAAAATTGATCCGCTTTGCGCCTATGCCGCCAAGCAGTTTGAAAGGCATGAGGAGTACCGGGAGGTACAGGCTACTGAAGGATAAATGATCCGGAAAATATTAGCCGAAGAGACTTATAAGGTCCGCCAGGAAGTACTACGCCCCGGCCGACCTTTAAAAGAGTGCTTTTTTGAGGGCGATCTCGAAGAAGACAGCATTCACCTGGGATATTTTGTGGAAGAACAACCAGTAGCTGTTGCCACTTTTGTAGCCCGTAAAAATGCCATTTTTGAAACCCCAATACAGTACCAGCTTAGAGGAATGGCGGTTTTGCCTTCCCACCAGGACAAAAAACTGGGTGAAAAACTGCTGCTTAAAGGGGAAGAACTCCTAAAGAGCAAAAATCCTGATATTTTATTGTGGTTCAACGCCCGGGAAACTGCCGTTGCCTTCTACAAAAAGTACGGATATACAACTACCGGCCCTGCTTTTATGATCCCAAACGTGTGCATGCATGTTGTGATGTACAAAACACCTACTAAGTTATGAAAAAGAGCTTTTTACTACCCTTAACCATATTATTTTTAAGCCTTGGCGCCTGTACCGGCGACAAAAACAACCCGGCAGACAGGGCTTCGTCTGACAAGGCCTCGGAAAAAATTGCAGAAGCCTCACCCGATGGCATTAAGACAGAAATATCTTCCAAAAATGACATTTTTGAGGGGGGACTTTTGGAAGAGGTATACAGCGAAAGAGCTTATAAATCTCTTTGGCGTGATGGCGAAAGCGTCCATTCCCTCTATAACAGCCTGCAGGAAGCCAATGAAGAAGGCCTTAATTTTAAAGATTATCACGGAAAGGAGATTGACTCCCTGCTCTCCATTCCCGATCTTAATTCGCAACAGGCGGCCCGCCTCGACCTGCTACTTTCAGATGCGTTTATCACCTATGCGCGGCATTTATACTTCGGAAAATTAGATCCGGAGAAGCTGCACGAGTTCTGGGGAATTAGCCGGAAAGAAAAAGACTTCAAAAAACTTTTGAAAGATGCTGTTGAGCAGAAGGAAGTAAGCTCAATTCTCGAAGGCCTGAAGCCCAATCACCACGTATATGAAGGCCTGAAGAAAAGCCTGGCCGATTATAAGGAGCTGAAATCTCAGGAAAAAAAGATCAATAAGATCTCTCGCGGAGAGCTCATTGAGCCGGGGCAGACAGATCCCCGAATTCCTGCCATAGCACAAAGGCTTCAGGAGCTTGAGATCTTTAAAGCAGATACTTCAGAAATAGGACAAACTTATTCTGAAGATTTGACAGATGCAGTGAGAAAATTTCAGCAAAAGAAAAGTATACAAACCGACGGGATTATAGGTAATGCCACCATTGATGAGCTGAACAAAGGCCCCGAAGAAATTTACCATCAAATACTGGCAAACCTCGAAAGGTGGCGCTGGTACCCGCGAGACCTGGGGGAGCATTACATCCTTATCAATATCCCTAATTTTAAGCTTGCAGTAATCAAGGATGGCGACACGGTGAGGCAACACAATATAATTGCCGGAGCCAAAGAACGCCCCACTCCAATTTTTTCTGACACCATAGACCACCTGGTGATCAACCCTACCTGGACGGTTCCGCCAACGATCAAATCTCAGGATGTACTTCCAAAAATGGCAGCAAACCGCTCTTATTTAAGTGATAACAACATGATCATCACCAACCGCAGCGGGGAACGTGTAGATCCTTCAAAAATTGACTGGAGCAGCGATGAGGCCTTAAATTACAATATAACGCAACGTGCCGGCCCTGCCAACCCGCTGGGGCGGGTAAAAATCATGTACCCTAACCAATACCTTATCTATTTGCACGACACTCCTGCCAAAAGCCTGTTTAGTCAAACCCAGCGCGCAGAGAGTTCGGGTTGCGTGAGGGTTGAAAATGCTGTTGATCTGGCTGCTTACGTGGTAGAGAACCAGGATGACTGGCAAAAGGAAAAGATTCAGGAGATTATAGCAACCGGGGAAACCACTACTGTAAAAGTGAACCGGCCCATCCAGGTCCATCATTTTTACTGGACTGCCTGGCGGGCCGGAAATGAAACTGTTATCTTGAATGACGTGTACGATCTCGATGAACAGATCTACACGAAATTAACTGACTAGCTTTTTAAACAGACCGGGAATTCAAATATGTGGAGTTAGAGATATAGTCCTTATTCGTGTGGTAAATGAACAGGGCCGACCCTCCTTTGATCTTATTGATGATCTCTTTGGAAACTTCGGTAGGCACGGCCGGGCATCCGTAGCTGCGGCCTAATCTGCCAAGTCTTTTGATAGCTTCTTCTTTGGCGTAATCTGCTCCGTGAATCACCACATAGCGCTCACGGGCATTTGAGTTGAAGTCTTCTTCCATCCCATCGATGAAAAGCGAAAGGCCGTTTTTTCCGTAGTAAGTTTCCGCGGTAACATAAAATCCGAGGGAACTTTGCAGGGAATTAGGGGTGTTAGAAAATTTGGTTGCCATATTCCCACCGGTATTCTTGCCGTGCGAAACGTAAGTGTGGTAAAGGATCTCATTGTTTTCCATATCAAGGATCCAAAGCCTTTTTTCAGTTGAAGGAAGGCTGAAATCTACGATACTCAACAATCTGTTTTCGATCTTTTCTTCGTTTTCAAGTTTGTTATACCCGGTAATTGCATAGGCAAAAGAAACTTTTGAAGGCATTTGTGCATTAACAGCGGCGAATTCCTCATAAAGAAGATCAATTTTTTCTTCGGCAGATAATTCGGTTTTTACGGTAGCCACTTCTTTTTCAGAAGTTTTTTCAGCAAAAACTTTTTCGGAATTTAAGGAATTGGTGGTAAAGGCGAAGGAGGCACTTATGGTAAGAAGAAGAGCAAATACAGTTGTTTTGTTTATCATATCTTTTTGTTAAATAGTTAGTTACCTATAATGTTTCAAAGGTCATACCAAAAAGGGAAGATGATCAATTAATTCAGTAATAATGAGCATTTTAACATTCACCTCCTCCTTTTATAAGAACTGCAAAATCTTAATAATATTGTGTAATTAAAACCTATAAGTGTTAAAAAAAGCTTTTCAGGGTTTTTCTACTTTTCGGGCTAATTATAACAGCCTTACAAGCTTTCCTTACTATGCATATTTCGTATCTTTGTGAAAATTCCCTAATTCGATGAATAAAAAAGTAATATTGATGATCCTGGACGGCTGGGGGATCAGCAATGACCCCAACACTTCGGCCGTTGATAAGGCAAATACACCTTTTATTGATTCCCTTTATAATAAATACCCTCACAGCAAGTTACGCACCGACGGAATGAACGTTGGCTTACCTGAAGGACAAATGGGCAACAGCGAGGTTGGCCATATGAACCTTGGTGCCGGACGAATAGTTTACCAGGACCTGGCAAAGATCAACCTGGCGGTACAGAATAATTCGCTTGGGAAAGAGCCGGTTTTGGAACAGGCTTTTAACTACGCAAAAACCCATAACAAAGCCATTCATTTTATGGGCCTTGTGAGCGATGGCGGAGTACATTCACACATTAACCACCTCAAAGGCCTGCTTACCGCTGCCGAGGAATTTGGCATTTCCAAAAAGTATGTGCATGCCTTTACCGATGGCCGCGATGTGGATCCCAACTCGGGAAAAGGCTTTATCGAGGAGCTGGAAGATCATTTACATAAAACCAACGGCAAACTGGCTTCGGTTATAGGAAGATATTATGCGATGGACCGCGATAAACGCTGGGAACGCACAAAACTGGCCTATGCCCTCATAGTGAATGGCAAAGGAGAACCCTGTCAAAACGCTGTGGAAGCTATTCAGCAAAGCTATAATGAAGGCGTGACCGACGAATTCATTAAACCAATTGTCATGACCGATGCCCAGGGTAATCCTGTGGCTACAGTTTCCGAAGAAGATGTGGTAATCTTCTTCAACTTTAGAACCGACCGCGGAAGACAACTCACAGCAGCACTCACACAACAGGATTTCCCGGAACAGGAAATGAAAGCCTTACCCCTGTATTTTGTGACCATTACCCGCTACGATGAGACATTTAGAAATGTTCATGTTGTTTTCAGCAAAGAAGATATTAAAGCTACGCTTGGCGAAGTGCTTGAGCGTGCCGGAAAATCACAAATAAGGATTGCGGAAACAGAAAAATACCCACACGTGACCTTCTTCTTTTCTGGCGGAAGGGAAAACCCTTTCCACAAAGAGCGCCGCATTATGATCAATTCTCCCAAGGTGGCAACTTACGACCTGCAACCTGAAATGAGCGCGTATGAATTGACCGATGCTATTGTGCCTGAAATCAACCAGAAGTCGGCCGATTTCATTTGCCTTAACTTTGCCAATCCAGATATGGTAGGCCATACCGGAGTATTTGAAGCCGCAGTGAAAGCCTGCGAAGCAGTTGATGAATGTGCCAAAAAAGTAGTGGATGCTGCAGTAGCCAACGATTATTCGGTGCTGGTGATTGCCGACCACGGGAACAGTGAATTCATGATCAATGAAGATGGCAGCCCAAATACGGCACACACCACCAACCCGGTACCTTTTGTACTTGTAGACAAAGATATAAAGGCAGTTAAAGATGGCATTTTAGGAGACATTGCTCCTACGATCTTAAAGCTGATGAGCGTTGAACAACCAGAATTAATGACACAAAAACCACTTTTTTAAAGATGAAGATATTCCTTTATTTATTGCTGTTGATCACAGCAGCCAATTGCGGAAATTCGAATAATGCCGAAAATGGACAGGAGACGACAGCACCAATTTCCCAGGAGGAAGAGACAGGGAACCTGATTGGAGAAATCAATCGGGAAGATTTACAGCAAGCCCCTTTCTCTGCCTGGTTTGATCCCATGTACCAATCCTATAAACCGGGAGAGGAAGCACTCAGCACTATTAAGGAAAATATCAATGAGTATGACATCATAATGTTCATGGGAACCTGGTGTGCAGATAGCCAGCGGGAAGTGCCAAAATTCTACAAGCTGCTTGAGCTTAGCGATTACGATTTAGACAGGCTGCAGGTGATGGCGGTAAGGGAAGACAAAACCCTTCCCAACAAAATGGAAGAGGAATATGATGTTACCTACGTACCCACGATAATCTTTTTAAAAGATGGCGAAGAAGCAGGGAGGTTTGTGGAATACCCACAGGAAGAACTGGAAGATGACATTGCAAAAATAGTTTCGGGGCAGGAATACAGCCACTCTTACGAGTAGTATTCACAGCCATTAAATTATTATTTTTGCGTATGCCCAAAATGTTGACCATAGCTGTAGATTTTGATGGAACATTGGTGGAAAACCGCTATCCTGAAATAGGCAAACCCATTTTGTTTGCTTTTGAAACGCTACAAAAACTGCAGCAGGAAGGACATCAAATTATACTCTGGACCTATAGGAGCGGGGTGAAATTGCAGGAAGCCGTAGATTTTTGCAAGAGCAAGGGCATCAGGTTTTATGCAGTGAACAGGAGTTATCCTGAAGAGGAATTTGAAGAAGGGCACATGAGCCGCAAAATTTTGGCCGATCTCTTTATAGACGACCGCAACATAAATGGTCTCCCCCCATGGGGGGAGATCTATCACCAGCTTTCAGAAAATTCTGAAGTTGAAGCCGGGCTTCCGAAGAAAGAAAATAAATTGCTAAGAATTTTTAAAAAACTATAATGATCATACCAAGAACCAGAGAGGAAATCGAACTTATTCGCCACAGCGCATTAATCGTGTCGAAAACGCTGGGCATGCTGGCTTCTGAAGTCAAACCGGGCGTCACTACCCTGCAGCTCGATAAAATGGCCGAAGAATTTATTCGTGACCACGGTGCAGAACCGGGTTTTCTTGGAATGTACGACTTCCCGAATTCTTTATGTATGAGCCCCAATGCACAGGTGGTGCACGGCATTCCCAACAATGAGCCCCTAAAGGAAGGAGATGTGATTTCTATTGACTGCGGGGCTTACAAAAATGGCTTTTACGGCGATCACGCTTACACCTTTGGCGTGGGGGAAATAGACCCGGAAACCCAAAAACTTCTGGATGTGACCAAAGAATCCCTCTATATAGGGATCAGGGAATTTAAACTGGGCAACCGCGTGGGGATGTAGGTTACGCCATTCAGCAACATGCCGAAAAGAACGGTTTTGGAGTGGTAAGAGAATTGGTGGGCCATGGGCTGGGGTCTAAAATGCACGAGGATCCCGAAATGCCAAACTACGGAAAACGCGGCCGCGGAAAAAAATTCATTGAAGGCATGGTAGTGGCCATAGAACCCATGATCAACGCCGGTACCCACCGCATTAAACAACTGCGTGACGGCTGGACCATTCTCACTGCCGACAATAAGCCCAGTGCACATTTTGAACACGATGTAGCTTTAATTGACGGAAAACCAGAACTTCTCTCAACTTTTCATTACATTTATGAAGCCTTGGGTATAGAAAGCAACGAAGAAGAAGAATTCAGGGCACAAACAATCAATTTCCATGATTAAGAATTTTCGGCAGGAAAAATGGCTCCCCTATTCCAGAGAGAAATGGCAAGAGCGCTTTAAGTACGCTGTTTCCAATTACGGGAGGGTGGTGAGCTATGTTAAAAATCCTGACGGAGATCTTTTAAAAGGTGGCAAGTCCCAAGGCTTCCTCACCTTTGTGGCAACCCTCAAAAATGGCAAAAAACAAGCCTGTTATATTCACCGGGTGGTTGCCGAACTCTTTCTTCCGAAGAAAGAAGGAGACGAATATGTAATCCACAAGAACTACAATAAGACAGAAAATAAGGTTAGCAACCTTGCCTGGGTGACAA
This Salinimicrobium tongyeongense DNA region includes the following protein-coding sequences:
- a CDS encoding HNH endonuclease signature motif containing protein; the encoded protein is MIKNFRQEKWLPYSREKWQERFKYAVSNYGRVVSYVKNPDGDLLKGGKSQGFLTFVATLKNGKKQACYIHRVVAELFLPKKEGDEYVIHKNYNKTENKVSNLAWVTKKEWVAHQQNNPQVKENKLKRKLGTIKCYSKLSYAQATVLKKKLLDPNRKTRIRVLAKQFGVSEMQLYRIKSGENWGDIKV
- a CDS encoding GNAT family N-acetyltransferase translates to MNKDIQHKETDGKGMFYIEDDGDIVAELTYTLQDNNVMTLDHTETDPKYTGEGLASSLVKHSVDYAKEKDLKIDPLCAYAAKQFERHEEYREVQATEG
- the gpmI gene encoding 2,3-bisphosphoglycerate-independent phosphoglycerate mutase — translated: MNKKVILMILDGWGISNDPNTSAVDKANTPFIDSLYNKYPHSKLRTDGMNVGLPEGQMGNSEVGHMNLGAGRIVYQDLAKINLAVQNNSLGKEPVLEQAFNYAKTHNKAIHFMGLVSDGGVHSHINHLKGLLTAAEEFGISKKYVHAFTDGRDVDPNSGKGFIEELEDHLHKTNGKLASVIGRYYAMDRDKRWERTKLAYALIVNGKGEPCQNAVEAIQQSYNEGVTDEFIKPIVMTDAQGNPVATVSEEDVVIFFNFRTDRGRQLTAALTQQDFPEQEMKALPLYFVTITRYDETFRNVHVVFSKEDIKATLGEVLERAGKSQIRIAETEKYPHVTFFFSGGRENPFHKERRIMINSPKVATYDLQPEMSAYELTDAIVPEINQKSADFICLNFANPDMVGHTGVFEAAVKACEAVDECAKKVVDAAVANDYSVLVIADHGNSEFMINEDGSPNTAHTTNPVPFVLVDKDIKAVKDGILGDIAPTILKLMSVEQPELMTQKPLF
- a CDS encoding ClpP family protease, with protein sequence MKDTDKPGKIQDRIEQSLLNDRKIFLWGTVNEKTAKHVIERMMYLDATGEDEIQFYISSPGGYVTSGFAIYDTMLSLNSPVSTICTGLAASMASILLSAGAKGRRFVQPHAKVMIHQPSGGAQGQASNIEIQAAEILKIKEQSARILAENCGQSYERIYKDFNRDYWMDASESVDYGIVDEILQKR
- a CDS encoding murein L,D-transpeptidase catalytic domain family protein, whose translation is MINKTTVFALLLTISASFAFTTNSLNSEKVFAEKTSEKEVATVKTELSAEEKIDLLYEEFAAVNAQMPSKVSFAYAITGYNKLENEEKIENRLLSIVDFSLPSTEKRLWILDMENNEILYHTYVSHGKNTGGNMATKFSNTPNSLQSSLGFYVTAETYYGKNGLSLFIDGMEEDFNSNARERYVVIHGADYAKEEAIKRLGRLGRSYGCPAVPTEVSKEIINKIKGGSALFIYHTNKDYISNSTYLNSRSV
- a CDS encoding GNAT family N-acetyltransferase; amino-acid sequence: MTIFAEKKGMNLAFNKILKEEIPQILPMIQELMGQQFSDEILSQRFSEMFDQNYECFKISSEGQTLGVFGLWFMTRHYAGRSCEPDHIFIREEFRGKGVGKKLFEFIYKYAAEKGCETSELNSYVHNFRSHKFYLNEGYEIRGYHFLKKL
- a CDS encoding glutaminase, translated to MTSTSVDYQKILNQINQEFIDQPRSGKVASYIPELAKVPSSKYGMHLYDLDGNNYCFGDSKERFSIQSISKVFTLSLAMKVMGDKLWNRVGVEPSGDPFNSLSQLENDSGIPRNPFINAGALVVADVLVSSFSNPKAALLTFLHEITGNQEIAFDPVVAASEQSKGYRNYAIVNYLKSFGNIENDVEDVLDFYFHQCSISMSCKELANAFIIFANNGTTIESEREFLTGRQVKRVNALMQTCGFYDEAGEFSFEVGLPGKSGVGGGIVAVHPDRFAVAVWSPPLNPKGNSALGMASLERLTTLTGFSIF
- a CDS encoding GNAT family N-acetyltransferase; protein product: MKIKNLASLALEEVMSCFLLAFEGYFVKLPEELHYWKGRFAATRVNWELSFGMFDDERLVGFVIHGIDFHQGQLTAYNTGTGVLAGYRGLAVVDKLYAHAIPVLKAEGIEKCLLEVICENERAIKVYKRIGFQTTRKLSSFTGSLPEIPSEKRLQKCHFSEVMGSGLYNEGLYAWENSASTVKLMEERVQTWCLGDRASPEAYLVIDISGNILQLFSKSENYLELLTAAGRVVKEVKLKNLNAARKELIDTLQKCHFSNPVNQFEMEMNISSR
- a CDS encoding alpha-ketoglutarate-dependent dioxygenase AlkB family protein, translated to MKKAYPPNILPRDGESYYFGRILTHLEAQRFFNNLLEEVAWQHDEVMIFGKKIVTARKTAWYGDMEFEYTYSKMTKKAKLWIPVLLALREKVQEATGLEFNSCLLNLYHSGEEGMSWHSDAEAELGKQPAIASLSLGVERRFVFKHKTSAEKIELQLEPGSLLLMAGDTQKNWLHSLPKSKKIKHMRINLTFRNIKRSKTR
- a CDS encoding L,D-transpeptidase family protein translates to MKKSFLLPLTILFLSLGACTGDKNNPADRASSDKASEKIAEASPDGIKTEISSKNDIFEGGLLEEVYSERAYKSLWRDGESVHSLYNSLQEANEEGLNFKDYHGKEIDSLLSIPDLNSQQAARLDLLLSDAFITYARHLYFGKLDPEKLHEFWGISRKEKDFKKLLKDAVEQKEVSSILEGLKPNHHVYEGLKKSLADYKELKSQEKKINKISRGELIEPGQTDPRIPAIAQRLQELEIFKADTSEIGQTYSEDLTDAVRKFQQKKSIQTDGIIGNATIDELNKGPEEIYHQILANLERWRWYPRDLGEHYILINIPNFKLAVIKDGDTVRQHNIIAGAKERPTPIFSDTIDHLVINPTWTVPPTIKSQDVLPKMAANRSYLSDNNMIITNRSGERVDPSKIDWSSDEALNYNITQRAGPANPLGRVKIMYPNQYLIYLHDTPAKSLFSQTQRAESSGCVRVENAVDLAAYVVENQDDWQKEKIQEIIATGETTTVKVNRPIQVHHFYWTAWRAGNETVILNDVYDLDEQIYTKLTD
- a CDS encoding GNAT family N-acetyltransferase — encoded protein: MIRKILAEETYKVRQEVLRPGRPLKECFFEGDLEEDSIHLGYFVEEQPVAVATFVARKNAIFETPIQYQLRGMAVLPSHQDKKLGEKLLLKGEELLKSKNPDILLWFNARETAVAFYKKYGYTTTGPAFMIPNVCMHVVMYKTPTKL
- a CDS encoding BT0820 family HAD-type phosphatase, giving the protein MPKMLTIAVDFDGTLVENRYPEIGKPILFAFETLQKLQQEGHQIILWTYRSGVKLQEAVDFCKSKGIRFYAVNRSYPEEEFEEGHMSRKILADLFIDDRNINGLPPWGEIYHQLSENSEVEAGLPKKENKLLRIFKKL
- a CDS encoding TlpA family protein disulfide reductase, which codes for MKIFLYLLLLITAANCGNSNNAENGQETTAPISQEEETGNLIGEINREDLQQAPFSAWFDPMYQSYKPGEEALSTIKENINEYDIIMFMGTWCADSQREVPKFYKLLELSDYDLDRLQVMAVREDKTLPNKMEEEYDVTYVPTIIFLKDGEEAGRFVEYPQEELEDDIAKIVSGQEYSHSYE